One stretch of Nicotiana tabacum cultivar K326 chromosome 18, ASM71507v2, whole genome shotgun sequence DNA includes these proteins:
- the LOC142172416 gene encoding uncharacterized protein LOC142172416, whose product MWVWTRRLKDAYGKIWIGWYGVYVYREAYYMGDFNGHVGRSSGGYDGVHGGFDFRDRSGGGTSLLEYAKTFKLLIANSCYPKKAEHLITFRSTVVKTQIDYLLLRKYDRGICTDCKVIPSENLMTQHILLIMDVEIRWTRKKRAMSDIPRVRWGALTKDNAQELGKKLLAMGAWRSSGDASCMWSMTTNCIREAAREVLGVSKGFSGGHKGD is encoded by the coding sequence ATGTGGGTTTGGACGAGGAGGTTAAAAGACGCTTATGGGAAGATTTGGATTGGTTGGTATGGGGTATACGTCTACCGAGAAGCTTATTATATGGGTGATTTTAACGGCCATGTTGGGAGGTCGTCTGGGGGATATGATGGTGTGCATGGTGGCTTCGATTTTAGAGATAGAAGTGGAGGAGGTACTTCACTGCTGGAGTACGCTAAAACTTTTAAGTTGTTGATCGCTAACTCGTGTTACCCGAAGAAGGCGGAGCACCTGATAACTTTTCGGAGTACGGTGGTCAAGACCCAGATTGATTATCTACTTCTTCGGAAATATGATAGAGGTATATGCACGGACTGTAAGGTCATCCCGAGTGAGAATCTTATGACCcaacatattcttttgattatggACGTAGAGATCAGGTGGACGAGGAAGAAGAGGGCTatgtctgatatacctagggtcAGGTGGGGTGCATTGACTAAGGACAATGCCCAGGAGTTGGGAAAGAAGTTGCTGGCTATGGGGGCCTGGAGGAGTAGCGGGGACGCGAGTTGTATGTGGTCTATGACAACAAATTGTATTAGagaggcggcgagagaggtgttaggggtctcaaaGGGTTTTTCTGGTGGACATAAAGGGGATTAG